The following are encoded in a window of Nitrospinota bacterium genomic DNA:
- a CDS encoding AsnC family transcriptional regulator yields the protein MNPEIKKIDQDIMRCLQDNIPDSIRPYKDIADTVGLSEKEVIEKIRFYKEKGWIRRYGATLRHHNAGFKANGMGVWSVPEESEREELGAEMAGFREVSHCYERPSYEDWPYHLFTMMHGETKEEVMEIAKRISEKTGVKEYNVLFSSREFKKSSMRYFG from the coding sequence ATGAATCCCGAAATAAAAAAGATAGACCAGGACATCATGCGTTGTTTGCAGGACAACATCCCCGATTCCATACGCCCGTATAAGGATATTGCCGACACGGTGGGGCTTTCCGAAAAAGAGGTTATCGAGAAGATACGCTTTTACAAGGAGAAGGGGTGGATACGGAGATACGGAGCGACGCTCAGGCACCACAACGCCGGATTCAAGGCGAACGGCATGGGGGTTTGGAGCGTGCCGGAAGAGAGCGAGCGAGAAGAGCTGGGAGCCGAGATGGCGGGATTTCGCGAGGTCTCGCACTGCTACGAAAGGCCTTCCTACGAGGATTGGCCTTATCACCTATTCACAATGATGCACGGAGAGACGAAGGAAGAGGTTATGGAAATCGCAAAGCGCATTTCCGAGAAGACCGGCGTAAAGGAATATAATGTCCTTTTCAGCTCGCGCGAGTTCAAGAAGTCGAGCATGAGGTATTTTGGATAA
- a CDS encoding AsnC family transcriptional regulator → MDQKDKEILNFIQTGFPVDEHPYAVIGKQVGVSEKEAYERVTKLKEDHVIRRIGATFDSRKLHFTSTLCAAKVPPERIEEIAAIVSEYPEVTHNYERNHPYNIWFTLIAESVERIEQILSEIKKKAAIPEIRNMPAKHMFKIKVDFKFKDGREEVE, encoded by the coding sequence ATGGACCAAAAAGATAAAGAAATATTAAATTTCATCCAGACAGGATTTCCTGTCGACGAACACCCCTACGCGGTGATCGGCAAGCAGGTCGGGGTTTCCGAAAAGGAGGCCTACGAGAGGGTGACAAAGCTGAAAGAGGATCATGTCATCAGGAGAATAGGGGCGACGTTTGATTCCCGCAAGCTCCACTTCACCAGCACGCTCTGCGCGGCGAAGGTTCCCCCTGAGCGCATTGAGGAGATAGCGGCAATAGTAAGCGAATACCCGGAAGTGACGCACAACTACGAGCGGAACCACCCATACAACATATGGTTCACGCTCATCGCCGAATCGGTTGAAAGAATAGAACAGATATTGAGCGAGATAAAGAAGAAGGCGGCAATCCCGGAGATTCGCAACATGCCCGCAAAGCATATGTTCAAGATCAAGGTAGATTTCAAATTCAAGGACGGGAGGGAAGAGGTAGAATGA